The Malus domestica chromosome 13, GDT2T_hap1 genome includes a window with the following:
- the LOC103452429 gene encoding glycerophosphodiester phosphodiesterase GDPD2-like: protein MALKAVHASDVPNLDQVTESAAALAVYSPWLAQGVKDEGEETKWGYKWPKFVVMGHRGSGMNMLQSSDAKLKSIKENSILSFNAATQFPIDFVEFDVQVTKDDCPVIFHDNFIGAEDKGVFKEERVTDITLLEFLSYGPQREGGKVGRPLVRKIKDGRIFDWKVEQDDSLCTLQEVFEKVDRSKGFNIELKFDDQIVYKEEKLEHVLQVILQVVIKYAKDRPILFSSFQPDAALLMRKMQTTYPVYFLTNGGSEIYTDIRRNSLEEAMKLCSGGGLQGIVSEVKAILRNPGVVTKIKQAKLCIITYGQLNNVPDAVYMQLLMGVEGVIVDLVREITEAVSDSRILVKEAGTWNFLS, encoded by the exons ATGGCTCTCAAGGCCGTTCATGCCTCCGACGTTCCGAACCTCGACCAAGTCACAGAAAGTGCCGCCGCATTGGCCGTATATTCGCCGTGGTTGGCTCAAG GTGTGAAAGATGAAGGTGAGGAAACGAAATGGGGATACAAATGGCCAAAGTTCGTCGTGATGGGACACAGAGGCAGCGGGATGAACATGTTGCAGTCTTCTGATGCAAAGCTTAAATCCATCAAAGAGAACTCCATTCTCTCTTTCAATGCCGCCACTCAGTTCCCGATCGATTTCGTCGAGTTCGACGTTCAG GTGACCAAAGACGACTGTCCGGTCATTTTTCATGACAACTTTATTGGCGCCGAGGACAAG GGTGTTTTCAAGGAGGAAAGGGTTACAGACATTACTCTGCTAGAATTTCTCTCCTACGGACCCCAGAGAGAGGGCGGAAAG GTGGGGAGGCCTTTGgtcagaaaaataaaagacgGGAGAATTTTCGACTGGAAGGTAGAACAGGATGACTCCCTATGCACATTGCAGGAGGTGTTCGAGAAAGTTGACCGTTCCAAGGGTTTTAACATTGAGTTGAAGTTCGATGATCAGATTGTCTACAAAGAAGAAAAGCTCGAACATGTTCTTCAAGTAATTTTGCAG GTGGTAATTAAGTATGCCAAGGACAGGCCGATCCTGTTTTCGAGCTTTCAGCCTGATGCTGCATTGCTGATGAGAAAAATGCAGACGACATATCCT GTTTATTTCCTCACAAACGGAGGGTCTGAAATTTACACCGACATTCGAAGGAATTCGCTGGAAGAGGCCATGAAGTTGTGTTCGGGAGGTGGTTTGCAAGGAATTGTATCAGAAGTAAAAGCTATCTTGAGAAATCCAGGGGTAGTGACCAAGATTAAACAGGCCAAACTCTGCATTATAACCTATGGACAATTAAA CAATGTGCCAGACGCTGTTTACATGCAACTTCTAATGGGGGTTGAGGGAGTGATTGTTGACCTTGTTCGAGAGATCACAGAAGCGGTTTCCGACTCCCGAATTCTTGTCAAAGAAGCAGGAACTTGGAACTTTCTTTCGTAG